The Streptomyces sp. SS1-1 genome has a segment encoding these proteins:
- a CDS encoding DUF4190 domain-containing protein, with the protein MTYQTPNTYSSDPSGEPQAPRSNGLAIAALVLGITACVLFWSVIGGVVLGLLGLVLGIVAARRARGGRARHRGMAVAGAILGGLGLVASSVIVAVGVSFLTSDEFKDYNDCVQHAGTRAERDQCAQDFERDVNGK; encoded by the coding sequence ATGACGTATCAGACCCCGAACACCTACTCCTCCGATCCGTCGGGCGAGCCGCAGGCTCCCCGGAGCAATGGTCTGGCGATCGCGGCGCTGGTGCTGGGCATCACCGCGTGCGTTCTCTTCTGGTCGGTCATCGGCGGCGTCGTCCTGGGCCTGCTCGGTCTCGTCCTCGGGATCGTCGCCGCTCGGCGTGCCCGTGGGGGACGTGCGCGGCACCGGGGCATGGCCGTCGCGGGTGCGATCCTCGGTGGGCTGGGGCTCGTCGCGTCGTCGGTGATCGTCGCGGTCGGGGTCTCCTTCCTCACCTCCGACGAGTTCAAGGACTACAACGACTGCGTGCAGCACGCCGGCACCCGGGCCGAACGCGACCAGTGCGCGCAGGACTTCGAGCGCGACGTCAACGGGAAGTGA
- a CDS encoding helix-turn-helix domain-containing protein, with product MEQTESGTAGPVGDGELTSYRLRRERELSSLYQTARSLTALGEVDEVLRSIVRHAHELIGSDFVYLSLLDAEGYLTLKASAGTISSEFSSARVPRGRGLGGRVLEHKAPFWVSNYRKAQALPHDPTFDLLVPREGLTALLGVPLLVGEQAIGALFAADRTERPFEKDEVALFSAFASHAAVALNNARLYEQTRVSLRRLEDAYRTIEEQVTTLERAAAVHEALTHVVLSGGGPGDIAQLLVEQLQGTVTIQDRDDRVLAVRPPGEPGEDGDEDLGRRLREEARTTGRCASAQGRDGTFRSVIAARAGGSHFGFLTLARRAAPEAAEVRMLERSAQIMGLLILMRDARVEAEERVRGELLMELMSPTPLHPAQRDRALARGVDVDHLDTLVVVECPGRSATDIIRQLKPLSSAWSGLAGEYLGRATMLLRADDENDLAGTLHHALRRALGAPALVVCDRIAGQERSRSHALALRCLKVMRALGETDRGVSTRQYAMYALVFDPDRADDLDRFLTDSLGPLLEYDRRRSTCLVATAAAYFAHSGNLSQTARALHVHLNTLLKRLDRIGVLLGEDWRSADSALRLHLALRLHELRAAVDGPPPV from the coding sequence ATGGAACAGACCGAATCCGGCACGGCCGGTCCCGTCGGCGACGGCGAACTCACCTCCTACCGGCTCCGGCGCGAGCGCGAGCTGAGCAGCCTGTACCAGACGGCCCGGTCCCTGACCGCGTTGGGCGAGGTCGACGAGGTGCTGCGGTCCATCGTCCGGCACGCCCACGAACTCATCGGCAGTGACTTCGTCTACCTGTCCCTGCTGGACGCGGAGGGCTATCTCACGCTCAAGGCGTCCGCCGGCACGATCTCGTCGGAGTTCTCGTCCGCGCGCGTCCCCCGGGGGCGGGGCCTGGGCGGGCGCGTGCTGGAACACAAGGCGCCGTTCTGGGTGAGCAACTACCGCAAGGCGCAAGCCCTGCCGCACGACCCCACCTTCGACCTGCTCGTCCCCCGCGAAGGGCTCACTGCCCTCCTGGGCGTCCCGCTCCTCGTGGGGGAGCAGGCCATCGGCGCGCTCTTCGCCGCCGACCGCACCGAACGGCCCTTCGAGAAGGACGAGGTGGCGCTCTTCAGCGCCTTCGCCAGTCATGCCGCGGTCGCCCTGAACAACGCCCGTCTCTACGAGCAGACCCGGGTCTCGCTACGGCGCCTCGAGGACGCCTACCGGACGATCGAGGAGCAGGTCACCACGCTGGAACGCGCCGCCGCCGTGCACGAGGCGCTGACCCATGTGGTGCTATCCGGCGGGGGACCCGGCGACATCGCCCAGCTCCTGGTCGAACAGCTCCAGGGCACGGTCACCATCCAGGACCGCGACGACAGGGTCCTCGCGGTCCGGCCCCCAGGAGAACCGGGGGAGGACGGCGACGAGGACCTGGGACGCCGGCTGCGCGAGGAGGCCCGCACCACCGGCCGGTGCGCGTCGGCGCAGGGCCGGGACGGCACCTTCCGCAGCGTGATCGCCGCGCGGGCCGGCGGCAGCCACTTCGGCTTCCTGACCCTGGCACGCCGGGCCGCCCCGGAAGCGGCGGAGGTACGGATGCTCGAACGCTCCGCACAGATCATGGGGTTGCTCATCCTCATGCGGGACGCCCGGGTCGAGGCCGAGGAACGGGTCCGGGGCGAGCTGCTCATGGAGCTGATGTCCCCCACGCCGCTCCATCCCGCCCAACGCGACAGGGCCCTGGCCCGCGGCGTCGACGTCGACCACCTCGACACCCTCGTCGTGGTCGAGTGCCCCGGACGATCCGCCACCGACATCATCCGGCAGCTCAAGCCCCTGTCCTCCGCATGGTCGGGGCTCGCGGGCGAATACCTCGGCCGCGCCACGATGCTGCTCCGCGCCGACGACGAGAACGACCTGGCCGGCACCCTGCACCACGCCCTGCGCCGAGCCCTCGGCGCACCCGCCCTCGTGGTCTGCGACCGGATCGCCGGCCAGGAACGGTCCCGCTCCCACGCGCTCGCGCTGCGCTGCCTCAAGGTCATGCGCGCACTCGGCGAGACCGACCGCGGGGTCAGCACACGGCAGTACGCGATGTACGCGCTCGTCTTCGACCCCGACCGCGCCGACGACCTCGACCGCTTCCTCACCGACAGCCTCGGCCCGCTCCTCGAGTACGACCGCCGACGGTCGACGTGCCTGGTGGCGACGGCGGCCGCGTACTTCGCCCACTCGGGGAACCTCAGTCAGACGGCCCGCGCCCTCCACGTGCACCTCAACACACTGCTGAAACGGCTCGACCGGATCGGTGTCCTGCTCGGCGAGGACTGGCGCTCGGCGGACTCGGCACTACGGCTCCATCTGGCGCTGCGTCTGCACGAGTTGAGAGCGGCGGTCGACGGACCGCCGCCCGTCTGA